A segment of the bacterium genome:
GCCTCGGGGTTGAGGTCCACCAGGCAGACCTCGAGATCCGTGAGGGCGCGCCCGGGCTCGCCGAGCAAGTCGGCCAGCACGCCGCGCCCGAAGCTGTTGCTGCCGGCGCCGATGATGACGATCTTCATGGGTGTTCTCCGTGCTGTAGGGCGGGGGCTTGTACCCCGCCCATCCGTTCGGTTAGTGTCACTCGGGGCGGGGTACAAGCCCCCTGAGACCGCAAGCGGTCTCTACGCCCTACAGCGGCGTGCCGCTGTTATGCGTACAGCGTGTTCAGCACTGCGAAGCAGTGGTCGTTGCCCGAGCCCCAGCGGTTGGTCAGCAGCACGAAGACCAGGTCGCAGGCAGGATCGAGGTACCACAGCGTGCCGGTGGCCCCGCCGTGGAAGTAGCCGCTCTCGGGCTGCCGGGGGAACTCCGGCCGCTGCTCGCGGTTGAAGCCCAGCGTGCGCCGGCTCATGGCGGCCGCGTCACCGGCCAGGGGCAGCGCCGGCTGCAGGGCCGTGGCGCGGGCGTTCGTCGCGGCCGACACGAGCTTGCCCGGCGTGAGCCACGCGCGGCCGAGGGTCAGTAGATCGTCCAGCGTGCTCCACAGCCCGCCGCCGGACATGGCCAGGCGCGCGAGGGCCTCGCGCTCCGGCCCGTCGGGCACCGGGTGGTCCACGGTTGGCATGGCGAGGGCGGGGTCAGGGCTGTAGGTCGTGCGGCGCAGACCGGCCGGGCCGCAGACATACTGTTGCAGCGCCTGTTCCATCTCCAGGCCGAGCCGGCGGCGGATCATCTCGTTGATGAGCTGGAACGAGTGCGTCGTGTAGCGCGAGCAGGTGCCGGGGGCATCCACGAGGGGCTCGGTGCACAGGCGCTCCAGCAGGGCTTGCGAGTCGAAGTTCACCTCATGGCAGGCATCCACGAAGCGCGAGGGCAGGCCGGTGCTGTGGTTGAAGATCTGGCTG
Coding sequences within it:
- a CDS encoding beta-lactamase family protein; protein product: MRQNVDTMLAQTREYVQSGHLPMVAVAAAAGSGLLCRTAYDGDGSEDAALCDRQYALASISKAITGVLTAVLVEQGVLDYEQPIAEVIPEFGADETRRAIRLSQIFNHSTGLPSRFVDACHEVNFDSQALLERLCTEPLVDAPGTCSRYTTHSFQLINEMIRRRLGLEMEQALQQYVCGPAGLRRTTYSPDPALAMPTVDHPVPDGPEREALARLAMSGGGLWSTLDDLLTLGRAWLTPGKLVSAATNARATALQPALPLAGDAAAMSRRTLGFNREQRPEFPRQPESGYFHGGATGTLWYLDPACDLVFVLLTNRWGSGNDHCFAVLNTLYA